From Ammospiza caudacuta isolate bAmmCau1 chromosome 15, bAmmCau1.pri, whole genome shotgun sequence, a single genomic window includes:
- the CIMIP1 gene encoding uncharacterized protein C20orf85 homolog isoform X2 codes for MAAVPPKKSQKTIERDPFPRKIRIETERDAAKRWAEKWGFLKTPLEELLGPEKKEAAKPKLQLPDHLQVRPVTPVEKYIKVLPSPPIPKTTQGLIGWRSSVPALALEHDYQVQSSKGSVIRMK; via the exons ATGGCTGCGGTGCCACCGAAGAAATCCCAAAAGACGATAGAAAGGGATCCTTTCCCTCG GAAAATCCGCATTGAAACTGAAAGAGATGCTGCAAAAAGATGGGCtgagaaatggggatttttgaaaACACCTCTTGAAGAG ttGCTTGGacctgaaaagaaagaagctgCAAAGCCCAAGCTACAGCTTCCAGATCACCTGCAGGTTCGACCTGTGACACCTGTGGAAAAATACATTAAG GTGCTTCCATCTCCTCCAATACCTAAAACAACCCAGGGATTAATTGGCTGGAGATCAAGTGTTCCAGCACTGGCTCTTGAGCACGATTATCAAGTCCAAAGCTCCAAAGGATCTGTCATTAGAATGAAGTGA
- the CIMIP1 gene encoding uncharacterized protein C20orf85 homolog isoform X1 — protein MEAADHRAENKEYINYVAQDKSWKIRIETERDAAKRWAEKWGFLKTPLEELLGPEKKEAAKPKLQLPDHLQVRPVTPVEKYIKVLPSPPIPKTTQGLIGWRSSVPALALEHDYQVQSSKGSVIRMK, from the exons ATGGAGGCCGCTGACCACAGAGCCGAGAACAAAGAGTACATCAACTACGTAGCCCAGGACAAGAGCTG GAAAATCCGCATTGAAACTGAAAGAGATGCTGCAAAAAGATGGGCtgagaaatggggatttttgaaaACACCTCTTGAAGAG ttGCTTGGacctgaaaagaaagaagctgCAAAGCCCAAGCTACAGCTTCCAGATCACCTGCAGGTTCGACCTGTGACACCTGTGGAAAAATACATTAAG GTGCTTCCATCTCCTCCAATACCTAAAACAACCCAGGGATTAATTGGCTGGAGATCAAGTGTTCCAGCACTGGCTCTTGAGCACGATTATCAAGTCCAAAGCTCCAAAGGATCTGTCATTAGAATGAAGTGA